From Lonchura striata isolate bLonStr1 chromosome 3, bLonStr1.mat, whole genome shotgun sequence, one genomic window encodes:
- the CITED2 gene encoding cbp/p300-interacting transactivator 2, whose protein sequence is MADHMMAMNHGRFPDGSGGLHHHPAHRMGMGQFPTPHHHHQQQQPPQQHAFSALMGDHIHYGAGSMNASSGVRHAMGPGSVSGGHPAGSMPPPARFSGSQFMAPPVASPGGQLSASMQLQKLNNQYFSHHPYPHSHYMPDLHPGSHQLNGGSQQHFRDCNPKHGGGGGSGLPPAVPHVPAAMLPPNVIDTDFIDEEVLMSLVIEMGLDRIKELPELWLGQNEFDFMTDFVCKQQPSRVSC, encoded by the coding sequence ATGGCAGACCACATGATGGCCATGAACCACGGGCGATTCCCCGACGGATCCGGCGGGCTCCATCACCACCCTGCGCATCGGATGGGCATGGGGCAGTTTCCCACCCCCCAtcaccaccaccagcagcagcagccgccgcAGCAGCACGCCTTCAGCGCCCTGATGGGCGACCATATACATTACGGAGCTGGGAGTATGAACGCGAGCAGCGGGGTGAGGCACGCCATGGGACCGGGCAGCGTGAGCGGAGGGCACCCGGCCGGCAGCatgccgccccccgcccgcttCAGCGGCTCCCAGTTCATGGCCCCCCCCGTCGCCAGCCCGGGAGGGCAGCTGAGCGCCAGCATGCAGCTCCAGAAGCTGAACAACCAGTACTTCAGCCACCACCCCTACCCCCACAGCCACTACATGCCGGACTTGCACCCCGGTAGCCACCAGCTGAACGGCGGCAGCCAGCAGCATTTCAGGGACTGCAACCCCAAgcacggcggcggcggcggcagcggcttGCCGCCCGCCGTCCCCCACGTCCCCGCGGCAATGCTGCCGCCCAATGTCATAGACACGGACTTCATCGACGAGGAGGTCCTCATGTCCTTAGTCATCGAAATGGGGCTGGATCGCATCAAGGAGCTTCCCGAGCTGTGGTTGGGACAGAACGAGTTTGACTTCATGACAGACTTCGTTTGCAaacagcagcccagcagggtGAGCTGCTGa